In Alteromonas sp. V450, the following proteins share a genomic window:
- a CDS encoding TIGR03087 family PEP-CTERM/XrtA system glycosyltransferase: MKTPLLFLCHRMPFPPNKGDKIATFNLMKYLSKRFDLYLGCFIDDEFDFQYKDEVAKYCKETCFIDISSKRYIVSGIRSLVARTPVSVEHYKSASLQKWVDHVVAANDIDYLFAYCSSVAQFITPARFANKKRVLDMCDVDSDKWRQYCENKPLHSKLIYGREYRLLSDYEQFLLRELDGITLVTDEERELFRKLSPQSYSEKISTLSNGVDIAYFSPDAEYDYTDQPQCDGPSVCFTGAMDYWANEDAVVWFAEHVWPELSKACPNLTFYIVGGNPSERVKDIANLENVIVTGRVVDVRPFIAHATVCVATLRIARGVQNKVLEAMAMNKPVVMTSMAQEGIALPLSQQSFVQDTPSAVLSAIKQLLESPELAYSVGKENRGWIETHYSWDGALKPLDTIFPSDTL; encoded by the coding sequence ATGAAAACCCCGCTTCTTTTTCTTTGCCATAGAATGCCTTTTCCTCCTAACAAAGGCGACAAAATAGCAACGTTTAACTTAATGAAATATTTAAGTAAGCGATTTGATTTGTATTTAGGTTGCTTCATTGATGACGAGTTTGATTTTCAGTACAAAGACGAAGTAGCTAAGTACTGCAAAGAAACGTGTTTTATTGATATTTCTAGTAAGCGCTACATAGTTAGCGGCATTCGCTCACTAGTAGCCAGAACACCAGTGTCAGTAGAACATTACAAAAGCGCTAGCCTACAAAAATGGGTTGACCATGTAGTAGCAGCGAACGACATCGATTACCTGTTCGCCTATTGCTCTAGCGTTGCGCAGTTTATTACGCCAGCCAGATTTGCTAACAAAAAGCGCGTGCTTGATATGTGCGATGTTGATTCAGACAAGTGGCGACAGTACTGCGAGAATAAGCCGCTGCATTCGAAGTTAATTTACGGTCGAGAATACCGTTTGCTAAGTGATTACGAGCAATTTTTGCTTCGCGAGTTAGACGGCATAACGCTTGTTACTGATGAGGAGCGTGAGCTATTTCGTAAATTATCCCCTCAGTCTTATTCAGAAAAAATATCAACGCTGAGTAATGGCGTTGATATTGCCTATTTCTCACCTGACGCCGAGTATGACTATACTGACCAACCACAATGTGATGGGCCGTCTGTTTGTTTTACCGGTGCAATGGATTATTGGGCAAATGAAGATGCTGTGGTGTGGTTTGCCGAACATGTGTGGCCAGAGCTGAGTAAGGCATGCCCTAACTTAACGTTTTATATAGTGGGCGGAAACCCCAGTGAGCGAGTGAAGGATATTGCCAACCTTGAAAACGTGATTGTTACCGGCAGGGTAGTTGACGTAAGGCCGTTTATTGCGCATGCAACCGTTTGTGTTGCAACATTGCGCATTGCCCGAGGCGTACAAAATAAGGTGCTGGAGGCAATGGCAATGAATAAGCCTGTCGTTATGACAAGCATGGCGCAAGAGGGCATAGCACTTCCATTGTCACAACAATCTTTTGTTCAAGACACGCCATCGGCTGTGCTTAGCGCAATAAAACAGCTGCTTGAATCGCCTGAGCTAGCCTACAGCGTGGGCAAGGAAAACCGAGGGTGGATTGAAACGCACTATAGTTGGGATGGGGCGCTTAAGCCGCTAGACACTATTTTTCCTAGCGACACGTTGTGA
- a CDS encoding XrtA/PEP-CTERM system amidotransferase yields the protein MCGISGIFNFSETAPISQEHLKSMNTAQSHRGPDAEGYFFGDGVALGHRRLSIIDVSGGGQPIVSEDKNAVIVFNGEIFNHSQIADELKAKGYHYQTHSDTETILHAWREWGVECLHKLRGMFAFLIWDEKLKQLFVARDRLGVKPLHYALLNNGTVLFGSEIKVLKAHPDFDRSLDYTAVEDYLTFGYVPDPKSIYRNVKKLQAGHYLLFQQCKGEAGAATLPTPVQYWDLPWDAPNHEDAEEAKLISQFRDSVDIRLESEVPLGAFLSGGVDSSAVVAMMAGLQSTPVTTCSIGFDVPQYNESEFARIVSDKYKTLHHCEVVNHEDFELVDKMTQLYDEPYADSSSLPTYKVCELARKHVTVALSGDGGDELFAGYRRYRLHLNEQKVRDAIPLWIRKHIFGFLGKYYPKLDWAPQFLRAKTTFQSLSMSSSQAYLNSMSKLRKDERNALYKEQFKTTLNGYDAGEVFEDVLDGKVFKDKLKEAQYLDFKTWVTGDIHTKVDRASMAHGLEVRVPLFDHKFVEWAFRLPSSVNLKNGEGKYSFKKALEPFLPDDTLYRKKMGFSVPLAEWLRGPLQDKMLSLLSSEAVKKHNIFEHNVLMKKAQEHISGRYDHSASLWTIMMLCQFLVKEEASK from the coding sequence ATGTGTGGAATAAGCGGTATATTTAACTTTAGCGAGACGGCGCCTATCTCTCAAGAGCATTTAAAGAGTATGAATACCGCTCAATCGCATCGTGGTCCCGATGCAGAAGGATATTTTTTTGGTGATGGTGTTGCGCTTGGCCATCGCAGACTGTCTATCATTGACGTTTCTGGCGGGGGCCAGCCCATAGTTAGTGAAGATAAAAACGCCGTTATTGTTTTCAATGGTGAAATCTTTAATCATTCGCAAATTGCCGATGAGCTGAAGGCAAAGGGGTATCATTATCAAACGCACAGCGACACAGAAACCATTCTACATGCATGGCGTGAGTGGGGAGTAGAATGCTTGCACAAACTCCGCGGCATGTTTGCCTTTTTAATTTGGGATGAAAAACTAAAACAGCTCTTTGTTGCCCGTGATCGCCTAGGAGTAAAGCCACTTCACTACGCTTTACTCAATAATGGTACGGTACTATTTGGCTCAGAGATTAAAGTGCTTAAAGCCCATCCAGATTTTGACCGTTCGCTTGATTATACCGCCGTTGAAGATTACCTCACTTTTGGCTATGTGCCTGATCCAAAGAGTATTTACCGCAATGTAAAAAAGCTTCAAGCGGGGCATTATCTGTTATTTCAACAATGTAAAGGTGAAGCCGGTGCAGCAACATTGCCCACCCCTGTTCAATACTGGGACCTGCCTTGGGACGCACCGAATCACGAAGATGCAGAGGAAGCCAAGTTAATCAGTCAATTCAGAGATTCGGTAGATATACGGCTTGAATCTGAAGTGCCCCTAGGCGCCTTTTTGTCAGGCGGCGTTGATTCTAGTGCCGTGGTTGCCATGATGGCTGGGCTGCAATCAACACCTGTTACAACGTGTTCTATTGGTTTTGATGTGCCTCAGTACAATGAGTCGGAGTTTGCTCGTATAGTCTCAGATAAGTACAAAACGTTACATCATTGTGAAGTGGTTAATCACGAAGACTTTGAACTTGTTGATAAAATGACGCAGCTGTATGACGAGCCCTATGCTGATTCGTCATCGCTACCGACCTATAAAGTGTGCGAACTCGCAAGAAAGCATGTAACTGTGGCGCTTTCTGGAGATGGTGGTGATGAGTTGTTTGCTGGTTATCGACGTTACAGGCTGCATCTGAACGAGCAAAAGGTTCGCGATGCAATTCCACTTTGGATCAGAAAGCACATTTTTGGATTTCTTGGAAAGTACTACCCAAAGCTTGATTGGGCGCCACAATTTTTAAGAGCGAAAACCACCTTTCAGTCGTTGTCGATGTCATCGTCACAGGCGTATTTGAACAGTATGAGTAAACTGCGCAAAGACGAGCGAAATGCCCTGTACAAAGAACAATTTAAAACAACGCTAAACGGCTATGATGCTGGCGAAGTGTTTGAAGATGTTCTAGATGGAAAGGTATTTAAGGATAAATTAAAAGAAGCACAGTATTTAGACTTTAAAACATGGGTAACAGGCGATATTCACACCAAAGTTGATAGAGCGAGCATGGCTCACGGACTTGAGGTACGTGTACCTTTGTTCGACCACAAGTTCGTGGAATGGGCATTTAGGCTACCATCAAGCGTCAATCTGAAAAACGGCGAAGGTAAGTATTCGTTTAAGAAAGCACTGGAACCGTTTTTACCGGATGACACGCTGTACAGAAAAAAAATGGGTTTCAGTGTACCGCTTGCTGAATGGCTGAGAGGGCCGCTACAAGACAAAATGCTATCGCTATTGTCATCTGAAGCAGTAAAAAAGCACAATATTTTCGAGCACAATGTGTTAATGAAAAAAGCGCAAGAACATATAAGCGGGCGTTACGACCATTCAGCGTCGCTATGGACAATAATGATGCTTTGCCAATTTCTAGTGAAAGAAGAAGCGAGTAAGTAA
- a CDS encoding glycosyltransferase, translating to MTKKVVHVVYSLHIGGLERVLVNTICRMPVDFQHTVVCLTEYSDDFARLLPASVKVKSLGKKAGQDWSIFKKWAALLRSVKPDVVHTYNLATLEMQVVAACMRVPVRIHAEHGRDIYDPKGLNKKYWWLRRFVSPFVHTWVTVSGELFEWLIDTVKIPKRKTRLIRNGVDTELYVPATDKPKGFTIGHVGRLSPIKNQVLLVDAFNLACSLSEAFAMSSRLQIVGDGESRSVLEARVEQGANKASIELLGMRSDMPAVYQGFTVFAMSSLGEGIPMTLLEAMACGTPAVVTNVGGMPEVISNDEGVVVPSEDVNAMAKAFLQMFTNNMETQQMSIAARAKVISQFDEAKMVADYLALYNQ from the coding sequence ATGACTAAAAAAGTCGTCCATGTTGTTTACAGTTTGCATATTGGGGGCCTAGAACGTGTTTTAGTAAATACGATCTGCAGAATGCCAGTAGATTTTCAACATACCGTGGTGTGTTTAACAGAATATTCCGATGACTTTGCTCGCTTATTGCCCGCTTCGGTAAAGGTTAAATCGTTAGGAAAAAAAGCGGGGCAAGACTGGTCAATTTTCAAGAAATGGGCTGCGCTTTTGCGTTCCGTTAAGCCCGATGTTGTGCATACGTATAATTTGGCAACATTAGAAATGCAGGTGGTTGCAGCATGCATGCGGGTACCGGTTAGGATCCATGCAGAGCATGGGCGCGACATTTATGACCCCAAAGGGCTGAACAAAAAATATTGGTGGCTAAGGCGGTTTGTCTCTCCTTTCGTGCATACGTGGGTAACCGTGTCAGGTGAATTATTTGAGTGGCTTATTGATACGGTAAAGATTCCTAAAAGAAAAACGCGACTTATAAGAAATGGGGTAGATACGGAGCTTTATGTTCCCGCTACGGATAAGCCGAAGGGCTTTACCATTGGTCACGTTGGGCGACTTAGCCCAATTAAAAATCAAGTGTTATTAGTGGATGCGTTTAACTTGGCGTGTTCATTGAGTGAAGCGTTTGCAATGAGCAGTAGGCTGCAAATTGTAGGCGACGGTGAGTCGCGCTCGGTACTCGAGGCGCGCGTAGAACAGGGCGCTAATAAAGCATCTATAGAGCTGCTGGGCATGCGGTCGGATATGCCAGCGGTCTATCAAGGGTTTACAGTTTTCGCTATGTCATCATTAGGAGAAGGCATTCCTATGACACTTCTTGAAGCCATGGCATGCGGTACTCCTGCGGTAGTCACCAATGTAGGTGGAATGCCTGAAGTGATCAGTAATGACGAAGGGGTTGTTGTGCCCTCTGAAGATGTAAACGCTATGGCAAAGGCGTTTTTACAGATGTTTACCAACAACATGGAAACGCAACAAATGTCGATAGCGGCAAGAGCCAAAGTAATATCGCAATTTGACGAAGCCAAAATGGTTGCTGACTATTTGGCTTTATATAACCAGTGA
- a CDS encoding putative O-glycosylation ligase, exosortase A system-associated, producing the protein MRDYLLILVLPLLLYAAMRRPYLSLSFWIWSALVPPYLWAFGGISTSVRWNFLFAVVTLASFAINKINKKPPDSAIFVLAVIFFVHATISSFLNTDNHPIVMMRYDTFWRTLLLFFFVAIVLRKKIHFEAMAWGVTLSFATLAMIDGAKFIASAGGHNIYGITPAFNDNNLSALAALMCIPIVIFLARQYQHNFYFRNGLYAVAFFNVMFVLGSNSRGAFLGLVIFCIAYWLKSKSKFRDGFFMSVGGVVALLILSDEWFNRMETIGSADEDSSFQGRLKSWKLAILMAMRHPFFGGGFDATFINIGNAHSLLLDWDSLSWIPSDTLNIGDPIFVAHSIYFQVLADHGFLGFLWYGLLFFITLRTLNRVAKTAQEFWQVNLAEMLRLSLFAFLSAGAALSSAYNDLIFAIVGMTAALSAVVENQIKEKEKLREDAMRRRAGIST; encoded by the coding sequence ATGCGTGACTATTTGCTAATCCTTGTGCTGCCTTTACTACTTTATGCAGCAATGCGAAGGCCATATTTATCTCTTTCTTTTTGGATTTGGTCGGCGCTCGTTCCTCCTTATTTGTGGGCATTCGGTGGAATTTCGACCTCTGTAAGATGGAATTTTTTATTTGCCGTTGTTACGCTCGCTAGCTTTGCAATTAACAAAATAAATAAGAAACCACCTGACTCCGCAATTTTCGTGTTGGCGGTTATATTTTTCGTTCATGCAACCATAAGTTCATTCTTGAATACCGATAATCATCCCATTGTCATGATGAGATACGACACGTTCTGGCGTACATTGTTGTTGTTTTTCTTTGTTGCGATTGTACTGCGTAAAAAAATACATTTCGAAGCTATGGCGTGGGGCGTTACCCTGTCGTTTGCTACGCTAGCAATGATAGATGGTGCAAAATTCATTGCCTCGGCAGGCGGTCACAACATTTATGGCATCACTCCAGCGTTTAACGATAACAATTTATCTGCACTAGCAGCGTTAATGTGTATTCCTATTGTTATTTTTCTAGCACGTCAATATCAACATAATTTTTATTTTCGAAACGGACTTTATGCAGTCGCATTTTTCAACGTTATGTTCGTATTAGGCTCCAATTCGAGAGGCGCCTTCCTCGGGCTCGTAATCTTTTGCATTGCTTATTGGTTGAAATCGAAGAGCAAATTCAGAGACGGCTTTTTCATGAGTGTCGGTGGAGTTGTTGCATTGTTAATTTTATCCGATGAATGGTTTAACCGCATGGAAACCATTGGAAGTGCGGATGAAGATTCATCGTTTCAAGGGCGATTAAAGTCTTGGAAGTTGGCAATCCTCATGGCTATGCGGCATCCGTTTTTCGGCGGCGGTTTTGACGCAACGTTCATCAACATCGGCAATGCTCACAGTCTGCTATTAGACTGGGACTCTTTATCGTGGATCCCAAGTGACACGCTTAATATAGGCGACCCCATTTTTGTGGCCCACAGTATCTATTTTCAGGTGTTGGCCGACCACGGTTTTTTGGGTTTTCTCTGGTATGGTTTGCTGTTTTTTATCACGCTCAGAACATTGAACCGTGTAGCTAAAACTGCTCAAGAGTTTTGGCAGGTTAACTTAGCAGAAATGCTTAGACTATCGTTATTTGCGTTTTTAAGCGCTGGGGCAGCATTAAGCTCAGCATATAATGATTTAATTTTCGCTATCGTGGGAATGACCGCGGCGCTATCCGCCGTTGTCGAGAATCAAATAAAAGAAAAAGAAAAGCTGAGAGAAGACGCTATGAGAAGGCGTGCTGGTATTTCGACATGA
- a CDS encoding glycosyltransferase, whose product MNILTVSTLYPNSNDPKHGIFVHTRLKHLLSRYPDISAKVIAPVPWFPFSNKVFGEYSKYANVPQKEVIDGIEVYHPRYIVVPKVGMYITPYFLQLAIKKAVKQVQKTFAVDVIDGHYFFPDGIAIQRTAEALALPFTCTARGTDINLIPSYPKARKMLHRVFQGAAHMMSVCQALKDEMTQLGVPSERVSVMRNGVDLALFSPSTNEEQIALKQSHKLTTQYLAISVGWLIERKGHHLIIEALQMLPDVTLAIAGSGPDLEKLRQQAEEMSVANRVLFLGALSQIELNAWFQASDVSVLASSREGWANVLLESMASGTPVVATRVWGTPEVVQTPSAGVLVERNPQDIANGIKAILEKDKTRSETRRYAEQFSWEETCKGLHDIFSGIVGKTEIPK is encoded by the coding sequence ATGAATATACTTACCGTTAGCACCCTATATCCGAACAGTAATGATCCCAAACATGGTATTTTTGTTCATACACGACTAAAACACTTACTGAGTCGCTACCCAGATATCAGTGCCAAAGTTATAGCACCTGTGCCTTGGTTTCCCTTTTCAAACAAGGTATTTGGCGAATATAGCAAGTATGCAAATGTGCCCCAAAAAGAGGTGATTGACGGCATAGAAGTCTATCACCCTCGCTACATTGTAGTTCCTAAAGTCGGCATGTATATCACGCCTTATTTTCTGCAACTAGCTATCAAAAAAGCGGTAAAGCAGGTGCAAAAAACGTTTGCCGTTGATGTGATTGACGGACACTATTTTTTTCCAGATGGCATTGCAATACAGCGAACGGCTGAGGCATTAGCCTTACCATTTACCTGCACGGCACGAGGCACAGATATTAATCTTATTCCATCGTACCCCAAAGCCCGTAAGATGTTGCACCGCGTTTTTCAGGGGGCGGCGCATATGATGAGCGTTTGCCAGGCGTTAAAAGATGAAATGACGCAATTGGGCGTGCCAAGTGAGCGAGTTTCTGTCATGCGCAACGGCGTTGACTTAGCACTGTTTTCACCGAGTACTAACGAAGAGCAAATCGCACTTAAACAAAGCCATAAGCTAACCACACAATACCTTGCTATTTCGGTAGGTTGGCTAATTGAGCGCAAGGGGCACCACTTAATTATTGAAGCGTTACAAATGCTGCCCGATGTGACACTTGCCATTGCCGGCAGCGGCCCTGATCTTGAGAAGCTTCGCCAACAAGCCGAAGAAATGAGCGTAGCGAACCGCGTACTGTTTTTAGGCGCACTCTCACAAATAGAACTAAACGCGTGGTTTCAAGCGTCTGATGTATCAGTATTAGCATCAAGTCGCGAAGGGTGGGCGAATGTGCTATTGGAATCAATGGCTTCTGGTACGCCAGTGGTGGCCACACGCGTTTGGGGAACACCCGAAGTGGTGCAAACCCCAAGTGCCGGTGTACTTGTAGAGCGCAATCCTCAAGATATCGCAAACGGCATTAAAGCTATTTTGGAAAAAGATAAAACCAGAAGTGAAACTCGGCGCTATGCAGAACAGTTTTCTTGGGAAGAAACGTGTAAGGGACTGCATGACATATTCTCAGGTATTGTAGGTAAAACGGAGATACCAAAATGA
- a CDS encoding lipopolysaccharide biosynthesis protein produces MSIQRKLTVAYFWNLFGKWGVRLIGIGSTLILARLLDPSAFGVVALATICIGFFETLTDIGINRYLISQTELDSKAMNTSWTLALVMKVLLIFILICLSEFLADFMDEPEIQLIIIVLAFSSIFSALTNIGLVRLEKALEYKRISTLLLTAKLVSAAVTLSLAFYFQNYWALVAGGICSTLVYCVGSYFITTYRPKISFALEKGQLSFSGKIMARAVLGYTRSKLDVFLVGNLFDKSAVGKYNIGQEFAILPLTEVITPASTAMFPALAQFRNDKQELFDKTYKYFALVYGFVMPCIVGMWFVAPQFCTVILGPKWSDTASIMSVLAMLMLPFPLTAITNNLFDYLNKTQFSLFSDCIGIVMLLAAFKLLDFSDVTYFAWVRSLVGIVAFAAILVFVRATIGLSISKMVSVLGVPLVASLFMWFCLTYGYHSIEISLIGLLINVVIGGLSYGAALIVVLPIMAKIDPTWAFWHSKLKQTSSSVLAHLLYRLKSKGS; encoded by the coding sequence ATGAGTATTCAGCGTAAATTAACGGTTGCGTACTTCTGGAATTTGTTTGGCAAATGGGGCGTACGATTAATTGGTATTGGCAGTACGCTTATATTGGCGCGGTTGCTGGACCCTTCGGCGTTTGGAGTGGTTGCACTTGCCACTATATGTATTGGATTCTTTGAAACCCTTACTGATATTGGAATTAATCGCTATTTAATTTCGCAAACAGAGTTGGATAGCAAAGCAATGAACACAAGTTGGACACTTGCGCTTGTCATGAAGGTTTTGCTCATCTTTATCTTAATTTGTTTATCTGAATTTCTAGCGGATTTTATGGATGAGCCAGAAATACAGTTGATTATTATAGTATTAGCTTTCTCCAGCATATTTTCAGCGCTCACTAATATTGGTTTAGTGCGGTTAGAAAAAGCGCTCGAGTACAAACGCATAAGTACATTATTGCTCACTGCTAAGCTTGTTTCAGCCGCTGTTACACTCTCCCTTGCTTTTTATTTTCAAAACTATTGGGCATTGGTTGCAGGTGGAATATGCAGTACTTTAGTTTATTGTGTAGGCTCTTACTTTATTACAACTTACAGGCCAAAAATTAGTTTTGCGCTGGAAAAGGGACAGTTGTCTTTTTCTGGAAAAATAATGGCTAGAGCAGTTTTAGGTTACACCAGAAGTAAACTCGACGTTTTTTTAGTGGGCAATCTCTTTGACAAGAGCGCAGTTGGAAAATATAACATTGGTCAAGAATTTGCCATACTTCCGTTAACTGAAGTAATAACACCAGCCTCTACGGCAATGTTTCCAGCATTAGCGCAGTTTCGAAACGATAAGCAAGAGTTGTTTGATAAAACGTACAAGTACTTTGCTTTAGTTTATGGTTTTGTTATGCCTTGTATCGTAGGGATGTGGTTTGTTGCTCCGCAATTTTGTACGGTTATTTTAGGGCCAAAATGGAGTGATACCGCTTCTATCATGAGCGTGCTAGCCATGCTAATGCTTCCGTTCCCACTTACTGCGATCACCAATAATTTGTTTGATTATTTAAATAAAACCCAGTTTAGTTTGTTTAGCGACTGTATTGGCATCGTGATGTTGCTGGCTGCATTTAAGCTTTTAGATTTTAGCGATGTAACATATTTTGCTTGGGTAAGGTCGTTGGTTGGTATTGTTGCTTTTGCAGCCATTTTAGTTTTTGTGAGGGCTACTATCGGCCTTTCTATTTCGAAGATGGTAAGTGTATTGGGCGTGCCTCTAGTGGCATCCCTATTTATGTGGTTCTGTTTAACTTATGGTTATCACAGTATTGAAATAAGCTTGATAGGGCTGCTTATTAACGTTGTTATTGGCGGCTTGAGTTATGGCGCTGCGCTGATTGTGGTTTTGCCGATAATGGCAAAAATAGATCCTACATGGGCTTTTTGGCACAGTAAATTAAAGCAAACCTCTTCTTCTGTACTGGCGCACTTGCTTTATCGACTAAAATCAAAAGGTAGCTAA
- the xrtA gene encoding exosortase A — protein sequence MKNKATHQYIVVSTLLFLAWFGVYFSTLEHMLTVWSNSETYKHCFFIVPISLYILYEKKHLLSRLHYEPVWLMLLPLLGVQTLYVLGDQLSIGLVTHFCAVSSFILIVWTVIGHSAFRVVLFPLFYLYFCVPFGEEFVPQLQIITADISTALLNVVNIPVYREGLYLYLPNGTFHVAEACAGIRFLIGTFSLGVLLAYLNYQTLWKRALFIFICALVPVIANGIRAFGIMVIGYLSDMKHAVGADHLVYGWFFFLFVLALLFFLGNIGAEPSPSRKNSAGSLRVNMKWLPLVSVFVLLLSSSLVLFSLSKEVKHVSQPLEQHLTQIFSTLNTQELAWGVGDDANVQPSWTGRIEGIPVSITYRTDSSDDELVSSLHRAFNEDNFSLVEGPEHRSFSDYAYRKLTIQNVSGNTRTLVVFYKLETLLDASPLRIKWNQLLAKLAGKRADGFYVVAEVSTGSTEQSVVKTLSRLTLPPNNTETGKAKYND from the coding sequence GTGAAAAACAAGGCAACTCATCAATACATAGTGGTTTCAACCCTGCTTTTCTTGGCATGGTTTGGCGTTTATTTCAGTACTCTCGAGCACATGCTAACAGTATGGAGTAACTCTGAAACCTATAAGCATTGCTTTTTTATTGTTCCCATCTCTCTGTATATCTTATATGAAAAAAAGCATCTGCTCAGTCGCCTTCATTATGAACCTGTTTGGCTTATGCTGTTGCCACTTCTGGGCGTGCAGACGCTATACGTTCTTGGTGATCAGCTTTCTATTGGCCTTGTAACTCATTTTTGTGCAGTCAGTAGTTTTATACTTATAGTTTGGACTGTTATCGGGCACAGCGCATTTCGCGTTGTGCTTTTTCCCTTATTTTATTTGTATTTCTGTGTGCCCTTTGGTGAAGAATTTGTACCCCAGTTACAAATTATTACTGCCGATATAAGTACTGCGTTACTAAACGTAGTGAATATTCCCGTTTATCGCGAAGGGCTTTATTTGTACTTGCCTAATGGCACTTTTCACGTGGCGGAAGCCTGCGCGGGAATTCGCTTTTTAATTGGTACATTTTCTTTAGGTGTGCTTCTTGCGTACTTAAACTACCAAACGCTTTGGAAACGCGCTTTATTTATCTTTATCTGTGCACTGGTGCCGGTTATTGCTAACGGCATTCGCGCCTTTGGGATTATGGTTATTGGCTATTTATCAGACATGAAGCACGCTGTAGGCGCTGATCACTTGGTGTACGGTTGGTTTTTCTTTTTGTTTGTGTTGGCTTTGCTATTTTTTCTTGGAAACATTGGGGCAGAGCCATCGCCTTCGCGCAAAAATAGTGCAGGTTCGCTTCGCGTTAACATGAAATGGCTTCCTCTTGTTTCTGTGTTTGTATTATTGCTCTCTTCTTCACTGGTGTTGTTTAGTTTAAGTAAAGAGGTAAAGCACGTTTCGCAGCCTCTAGAACAGCATTTAACTCAAATATTTTCAACGCTTAACACACAAGAATTAGCGTGGGGTGTGGGTGATGATGCCAATGTGCAGCCCTCGTGGACAGGCCGTATTGAGGGTATTCCGGTTAGCATAACGTATCGAACAGACTCCAGTGATGATGAACTAGTGAGTTCACTTCATCGTGCATTTAACGAAGATAATTTTAGTTTAGTTGAGGGGCCTGAACATCGGTCGTTTAGTGATTATGCTTATCGCAAACTAACCATTCAAAACGTGTCTGGCAATACCCGAACGCTAGTAGTTTTTTATAAACTTGAGACATTACTTGATGCTTCACCCCTGCGCATTAAGTGGAATCAGTTGCTTGCGAAGCTGGCAGGCAAACGTGCAGACGGTTTTTATGTTGTGGCTGAGGTGTCGACCGGTAGCACTGAACAAAGCGTGGTAAAAACGCTGTCACGCTTGACGTTACCCCCTAACAATACTGAAACTGGCAAGGCAAAATATAATGACTAA
- a CDS encoding glycosyltransferase family 4 protein, which translates to MKILYHHRVASRDGQYVHIEEINKAIASLGHDIVMVAPTLSDDASFGSDSGLVSKLKQRLPKAVYEVLEFLYSFVAFFKVVYTILKTKPDVMYERYNLFFLGGIWAAKLCNIPVLLEVNSPLFEERDKYGGIALKRFARWTEYYAWRNADTVLPVTHVLANYIKKAGVPDSKIEVIPNGVELSRFNPALFNERKPELEGKCVVGFVGFCREWHHLDKVMRSLASQQRDDIIFLLVGDGPVLEELKQLAIELKFEKQFISTGLVKRENLPYWLSQIDIALQPAVTPWASPLKMIEYLAMGKAILADDSPNIKELLTHNQDALLFPSGDINAMTESLIQMVDNPVLVQTLSANAKALIFDKGLEWRNNAQRIITLFEGHMEAFNQ; encoded by the coding sequence ATGAAAATTTTATACCATCATAGGGTTGCCTCAAGAGACGGGCAATACGTACACATAGAAGAAATCAACAAGGCTATTGCATCGTTAGGTCATGACATTGTTATGGTGGCGCCAACGTTGTCTGATGACGCTAGCTTTGGAAGCGATAGTGGGTTAGTTAGCAAATTAAAGCAGCGACTACCTAAGGCAGTATATGAAGTACTGGAATTTCTTTATAGCTTTGTTGCTTTTTTCAAAGTGGTTTACACCATATTGAAAACAAAGCCCGATGTCATGTATGAACGTTACAACCTGTTCTTTCTTGGCGGTATATGGGCCGCCAAATTGTGCAATATTCCAGTGTTGTTAGAAGTAAACTCGCCGTTGTTCGAGGAAAGAGACAAATATGGCGGCATAGCGTTAAAACGGTTTGCCAGGTGGACAGAATATTACGCCTGGAGAAATGCCGATACCGTATTGCCTGTTACTCATGTGCTTGCAAATTATATTAAAAAAGCGGGCGTGCCCGATAGTAAAATAGAGGTCATCCCAAATGGTGTTGAGCTTTCGCGATTTAACCCTGCGCTGTTCAATGAACGCAAACCCGAATTAGAGGGTAAGTGCGTGGTAGGCTTCGTCGGTTTTTGTCGAGAATGGCATCATTTAGATAAAGTAATGCGGTCGTTGGCTTCACAACAGCGCGACGACATCATCTTTTTGCTAGTGGGCGATGGGCCTGTGCTTGAGGAGCTTAAGCAGTTAGCCATTGAGCTTAAATTTGAGAAGCAGTTCATTTCGACAGGTTTAGTAAAACGAGAAAATTTGCCTTATTGGTTAAGCCAAATCGATATCGCGCTTCAGCCCGCCGTTACGCCGTGGGCGTCGCCACTAAAAATGATAGAGTATTTGGCCATGGGTAAGGCGATACTTGCTGATGATAGCCCCAACATAAAAGAACTACTTACTCACAATCAAGACGCGCTGTTGTTTCCTTCTGGTGATATAAACGCCATGACCGAAAGCTTGATACAGATGGTAGACAACCCCGTTTTAGTTCAAACATTATCGGCAAACGCCAAAGCGTTGATTTTTGATAAAGGACTGGAGTGGAGAAATAATGCACAGAGAATTATCACGCTTTTCGAAGGTCATATGGAAGCATTTAACCAATGA